One genomic window of Cystobacter ferrugineus includes the following:
- a CDS encoding HNH endonuclease has translation MARTTLDPDWPIRAAALRAVELMVARHGPTLPWSIIEQGFELDGRRIYLASKACGIFRPKEMEGGALSIRTSMPRGRRSARYEDGAPLKDGAFAYKLQDRDPDNHFNRLLQHAEQLSAPLIYFLAVAPGVYQPLWPIFVKHIDRARMECSLSADDELLAMRERDVPMVADARAIDIRREYVTVQAKRRLHQSRFRLEVLRAYETRCAVCRLPRAELLEAAHIVPDREETGEPVVPNGLALCRLHHGVFDTDLMGIRPDGVIELSQSLLDTRDGPTLEHAVKSFHGQRLHLPRHLVDQPERRRLEERYARFLEFRKTG, from the coding sequence ATGGCGCGGACGACCCTGGACCCAGACTGGCCGATTCGCGCCGCGGCGCTGCGGGCCGTGGAGTTGATGGTGGCGCGCCATGGGCCCACCTTGCCCTGGTCCATCATCGAGCAGGGGTTCGAACTGGACGGGCGGCGCATCTACCTGGCGTCCAAGGCGTGCGGCATCTTTCGCCCGAAGGAAATGGAGGGCGGGGCGCTGTCCATCCGCACCTCCATGCCGCGAGGACGCCGGAGCGCGCGCTATGAGGACGGGGCGCCGCTGAAGGACGGGGCCTTCGCGTACAAGTTGCAGGACCGGGATCCGGACAATCACTTCAACCGGCTGCTCCAGCACGCCGAGCAACTGTCCGCGCCGCTCATCTACTTCCTGGCGGTCGCGCCCGGCGTCTATCAGCCCCTCTGGCCCATCTTCGTGAAGCACATTGATCGGGCACGGATGGAGTGCTCGCTCTCGGCGGACGATGAGCTGCTGGCGATGCGTGAGCGCGACGTGCCCATGGTGGCGGACGCGAGGGCCATCGACATCCGCCGCGAGTACGTCACGGTGCAGGCGAAGCGCCGGCTGCACCAGTCGCGCTTCCGGCTGGAGGTGCTGAGGGCCTACGAGACGCGGTGCGCGGTGTGCCGGCTGCCCCGGGCGGAGCTGCTGGAGGCGGCGCACATCGTCCCGGACCGGGAGGAGACGGGCGAGCCCGTGGTGCCCAACGGGCTGGCGTTGTGCCGGTTGCACCACGGGGTGTTCGACACGGACTTGATGGGAATCCGGCCGGATGGAGTCATCGAGCTGTCCCAATCCCTGCTCGACACGCGGGACGGTCCGACGCTGGAGCACGCGGTGAAGTCCTTCCATGGCCAGCGCCTCCACCTGCCGAGGCACCTCGTGGACCAACCGGAACGGCGGCGTCTGGAAGAGCGGTACGCGCGCTTCCTCGAGTTCCGCAAGACGGGTTGA
- a CDS encoding PAAR domain-containing protein: MHTCPKVEPGPVPHVGGPVVVGEPTVIIGGQPAARVGDMLVCVGPPDSISQGEPTVIIGGKPAARLGDPTSHGGVIVSGCPTVIIGTTTQSGCMTAAAAQGIPYVTKAGT, encoded by the coding sequence ATGCACACATGTCCCAAAGTGGAGCCAGGGCCGGTTCCGCACGTTGGTGGGCCGGTGGTCGTCGGCGAGCCAACCGTGATCATTGGTGGGCAACCAGCGGCACGGGTAGGCGACATGCTCGTTTGTGTCGGGCCACCTGATTCGATCTCTCAGGGTGAGCCAACGGTAATCATTGGAGGCAAACCGGCGGCACGCTTGGGAGATCCGACGTCGCATGGCGGAGTCATCGTTTCGGGTTGTCCAACGGTGATTATTGGCACGACCACTCAGTCTGGATGCATGACGGCGGCGGCGGCTCAAGGCATTCCCTATGTTACGAAAGCTGGGACATGA
- a CDS encoding RHS repeat domain-containing protein, which translates to MVHELDEENQAVRAISWADGTRSEFEFDGGNLKVARNDWGAIGNSFDSRGNPLSEETPQGRVQYVYDEAGRLVRLTTSHGESLEYEYDGDGRLCRVRAWENDECRMSYGPGGTLKELNYGNGLVETRTYARVGRLEQALVTDLLGRRLGAQRYTYDACERLVSASDSWGNQSRDSFARGFLYDVEGRLRAEFDSLVGQTLHEYAYDAKGNLVDDGGIPIRVGSMDEPCAWGSEPIVYDGNGNMVRLPGPAGELRCSFGGEGMLREVQVGGRTWSFVYDAFGRRVLKTDGWTTWRYGWAGHQLLWEEVDSRPGAAPLRRDYLILPGGTTPLAFRENGRTYWLQTDARGAVIRAFDDLGRVAWRARYDSFGTAHVEVAEVRQPWRLEGQYADAETGLHYNFARYYCPWLKSYLSLDPNWWHVAATHYSYARNDPWNRTDPPARSPP; encoded by the coding sequence GTGGTTCATGAGCTCGACGAGGAGAATCAAGCCGTCCGAGCCATCTCCTGGGCTGATGGGACACGCTCGGAGTTCGAGTTCGACGGCGGCAACCTGAAGGTTGCTCGCAACGACTGGGGCGCCATCGGGAACTCCTTCGACTCGCGGGGCAATCCTCTCTCCGAAGAGACACCCCAAGGACGCGTTCAGTACGTGTATGACGAAGCGGGTCGGCTCGTCCGGTTGACGACCTCGCACGGGGAGTCGCTCGAGTACGAGTACGACGGCGATGGACGGTTGTGCCGGGTGCGCGCCTGGGAGAACGATGAATGTCGGATGTCCTATGGGCCCGGAGGCACGTTAAAGGAATTGAATTACGGCAACGGCCTGGTCGAGACGCGAACCTACGCACGCGTTGGCAGACTGGAACAGGCGCTCGTCACTGACCTGCTGGGCCGCAGGTTGGGGGCGCAGCGCTACACGTATGATGCTTGCGAGCGTCTCGTGTCCGCTTCGGACTCCTGGGGCAATCAGTCCAGGGATTCCTTCGCGCGAGGCTTCCTCTATGACGTGGAAGGCCGCCTGCGAGCGGAGTTCGACTCCTTGGTGGGGCAGACGCTCCACGAGTATGCGTATGACGCCAAGGGCAACCTTGTCGACGATGGTGGTATCCCCATCCGTGTGGGATCCATGGATGAGCCATGTGCCTGGGGCTCGGAGCCCATTGTCTACGATGGCAATGGCAACATGGTGCGATTGCCGGGACCAGCGGGTGAGCTGCGGTGCTCCTTTGGCGGCGAGGGGATGCTGCGTGAGGTGCAGGTTGGCGGGCGGACGTGGTCCTTCGTGTACGATGCTTTCGGCCGCCGGGTGCTCAAGACGGACGGATGGACGACCTGGCGTTATGGCTGGGCTGGCCACCAACTGTTGTGGGAGGAGGTGGACTCTCGGCCCGGTGCCGCGCCCCTACGGCGGGACTACCTCATCCTTCCAGGCGGTACGACACCGCTCGCCTTCCGGGAGAATGGGCGAACCTATTGGCTCCAGACAGACGCACGCGGGGCCGTCATCCGCGCCTTCGATGACTTGGGACGTGTGGCTTGGCGGGCGCGCTACGACTCCTTCGGAACCGCGCACGTAGAGGTCGCGGAGGTCCGGCAGCCCTGGCGTCTGGAAGGCCAGTACGCGGATGCGGAGACTGGGCTCCACTACAACTTCGCGCGCTATTACTGCCCCTGGTTGAAGTCCTATCTGTCGTTGGATCCGAATTGGTGGCATGTCGCCGCCACCCACTACAGCTATGCGCGCAATGATCCGTGGAACAGGACGGATCCCCCGGCGCGATCGCCCCCCTGA